A window of the Desulfonatronum sp. SC1 genome harbors these coding sequences:
- a CDS encoding integrase core domain-containing protein, with the protein MTTTLTLKEGNASIFFAVDHCSLECVGIHAATRGTRFEALEPIRQGMRHSFSIFGQGVATGLKLRHDHGSQFISEVYQDELKYLGIESSPAYVREPQGNGIAERFVRILKENLLLVRHFYTVEDLRQALLEFKDTYNRRWIVARHGYRTPSAVREQQAMYAWAA; encoded by the coding sequence CCTCGATATTCTTCGCCGTGGACCATTGTTCCCTGGAGTGCGTCGGCATTCATGCCGCAACCAGAGGTACGCGCTTCGAGGCGTTGGAGCCCATTCGGCAAGGGATGCGCCACAGCTTCAGCATCTTTGGCCAAGGCGTGGCCACGGGTTTGAAATTGCGTCACGATCATGGCAGCCAGTTTATATCAGAAGTGTATCAGGACGAGTTGAAATACCTGGGTATTGAAAGCTCCCCTGCCTATGTGCGCGAACCCCAAGGCAATGGTATCGCTGAACGCTTTGTTCGCATTCTCAAGGAAAACCTGCTCTTGGTGAGGCATTTCTACACCGTAGAAGACTTACGCCAGGCTCTGCTGGAGTTTAAGGATACATACAACCGACGATGGATTGTGGCCCGACATGGCTATCGAACACCTTCAGCTGTTCGCGAACAACAGGCCATGTATGCATGGGCGGCGTGA
- a CDS encoding Hpt domain-containing protein, which yields MCPKKPRPLQLRGLLQDGQLAEARRLAHSLKGVSATLDVQELTKAAASVELALANGQANNLDDLLQSLEATLTLAVEAALTLAEHGEARATAPADAAEASTHRPLSPESLITLNAFRKLL from the coding sequence TTGTGTCCAAAAAAACCTAGACCGCTACAGCTGCGCGGCCTGTTGCAGGATGGACAACTTGCCGAGGCCCGGCGTCTTGCTCATTCTCTCAAAGGCGTGTCCGCTACCCTGGATGTGCAAGAACTGACCAAGGCCGCTGCATCGGTGGAACTGGCCCTGGCCAACGGCCAGGCCAACAACCTGGATGATTTGCTTCAATCCCTGGAAGCAACTCTGACGCTGGCCGTCGAGGCCGCCCTGACTCTAGCGGAACATGGAGAGGCGAGAGCCACGGCCCCGGCGGATGCAGCCGAAGCCTCAACCCATCGCCCCTTGTCGCCGGAATCTTTGATCACCCTCAATGCATTCCGTAAACTGCTCTAA
- a CDS encoding rhodanese-like domain-containing protein — MPTSSSKPSRRYLIPAAFLALLVAVLIFHYATQSSPITVSGENLTAKAAWEQVQEGGLTIVDIRRPEEWRQTGTPQGAIRLSFETHPEGPEGFLRDLEAALESDKTSPFAIICRTGNRTGLLLPFLHANGFTEAQAIPEGMAGSSHGRGWLRHDLPVDR, encoded by the coding sequence ATGCCTACCTCGTCATCAAAGCCCTCAAGACGCTACCTGATCCCCGCCGCGTTTCTAGCCCTGCTGGTCGCGGTGCTGATTTTTCACTACGCGACCCAGTCGTCTCCAATAACCGTTTCGGGAGAAAACCTTACGGCCAAAGCCGCCTGGGAGCAGGTTCAGGAAGGAGGACTGACCATCGTGGACATCCGACGTCCGGAGGAATGGCGGCAAACCGGAACGCCTCAAGGCGCGATCCGGCTGTCCTTCGAAACTCATCCCGAAGGGCCGGAAGGCTTCCTTCGCGACCTGGAAGCGGCCCTGGAATCCGACAAGACCAGCCCCTTCGCCATTATCTGCCGCACGGGCAATCGTACCGGCCTGCTGCTTCCCTTCCTGCACGCCAACGGATTCACCGAGGCCCAGGCTATCCCCGAAGGCATGGCCGGAAGCAGCCATGGACGCGGCTGGCTACGCCACGACCTACCGGTGGACCGCTGA
- a CDS encoding DUF1622 domain-containing protein, with translation MVGEPSGLFMSFMYYAALSIEALGVAVICVGVVATTGLFLYRSWVHRSTDRFYHTYRRGMGKAILLGLELLVAGDIILTATHNFNLQHVALLGLLVLIRTFLSFSLEIELNGHLPWRRPREDQENGDFV, from the coding sequence ATGGTTGGAGAGCCCAGCGGGTTGTTCATGAGTTTCATGTATTACGCCGCCCTGAGCATCGAGGCCCTGGGCGTGGCGGTAATCTGCGTCGGCGTGGTGGCCACTACCGGACTTTTTTTGTACCGCTCCTGGGTACATCGGAGCACGGATCGTTTCTACCACACCTATCGGCGCGGCATGGGCAAGGCCATCCTGCTGGGGTTGGAACTCCTGGTGGCCGGGGACATCATCCTCACCGCCACCCACAATTTCAACTTGCAGCATGTCGCCCTGCTGGGGCTTTTGGTGCTGATCCGGACTTTCCTCAGCTTTTCCCTGGAAATCGAGCTGAACGGCCACCTGCCCTGGCGACGGCCCCGTGAAGACCAAGAAAACGGGGATTTTGTGTGA